In Acidobacteriota bacterium, one DNA window encodes the following:
- the rplA gene encoding 50S ribosomal protein L1 codes for MRTHGKKYTAAREQVENKLYPLADALPLVQKVKFANFDETVALSIRLGVDPKHADQMVRGTVVLPHGLGKSKSVLVIAGPDKQKEALEAGADIVGGEELVEKINGGWTDFDAVVATPDMMRAVGKLGKVLGPRGLMPNPKTGTVTPNVAQAVKEIKAGKVEFRVDKTGIVHAPVGKISFSAENLVDNATALIDSIVRAKPAAAKGKYLKSITVSSTMGPGVKIDESGVETAAKK; via the coding sequence ATGAGAACACACGGCAAGAAATACACGGCGGCCCGCGAGCAGGTGGAGAACAAGCTGTATCCACTGGCTGACGCGCTCCCGCTCGTGCAGAAGGTGAAGTTCGCGAACTTCGACGAGACCGTCGCCCTGTCGATTCGTCTCGGCGTTGACCCGAAGCATGCCGACCAGATGGTGCGCGGCACGGTGGTCCTGCCGCACGGCCTGGGCAAGTCCAAGAGCGTGCTGGTGATTGCCGGCCCCGACAAGCAGAAGGAAGCGCTGGAAGCCGGCGCCGACATCGTCGGCGGCGAAGAGTTGGTCGAGAAGATCAACGGCGGCTGGACCGACTTCGACGCGGTCGTCGCGACGCCCGACATGATGCGCGCGGTCGGCAAGCTGGGCAAGGTGCTCGGCCCCCGCGGCCTGATGCCGAACCCGAAGACCGGCACGGTGACGCCGAACGTGGCGCAGGCCGTGAAGGAAATCAAGGCCGGCAAGGTGGAGTTCCGCGTCGACAAGACCGGCATCGTCCACGCCCCGGTCGGCAAGATCTCGTTCTCGGCCGAGAACCTGGTCGACAACGCGACGGCGCTGATCGACAGCATCGTGCGCGCCAAGCCGGCGGCGGCGAAGGGCAAGTACCTGAAGAGCATCACGGTGTCGTCCACCATGGGCCCCGGCGTCAAGATCGATGAGAGCGGCGTGGAAACTGCCGCCAAGAAGTAG
- the secE gene encoding preprotein translocase subunit SecE — protein MSTEIIEQPGERTLRGPLGWWQRATEFFSEVRNEMKRVTWPTQREVYATTVVVILFSVLVGLYLFGVDLLFGRAAEWVFRSFGGA, from the coding sequence ATGAGCACCGAGATTATTGAACAGCCCGGCGAGCGGACCCTGCGCGGGCCCCTGGGCTGGTGGCAGCGCGCGACGGAGTTCTTCTCCGAGGTGCGCAACGAGATGAAGCGGGTCACGTGGCCGACGCAGCGCGAGGTCTACGCGACGACCGTGGTGGTGATTCTGTTTTCGGTGTTGGTCGGGCTGTATTTGTTTGGCGTGGACCTGCTGTTCGGCCGCGCGGCCGAATGGGTGTTCCGCAGCTTCGGGGGCGCGTAA
- the rlmB gene encoding 23S rRNA (guanosine(2251)-2'-O)-methyltransferase RlmB has protein sequence MIIYGINPVAEAIKAGKVREIRVAERADDRLQRLLDDAAHHGVKVRRVSRDVLDNESRGGSHQGVVAEVARRADVTLDELASGATGTPLIVVLDEVEDPQNVGAILRTVDASGATGVVRQTRRAAALDGAAAKASAGAVNYVPVADVVNIARSLEELKKAGVWTLGLDADAEMSYYEWDLTLPTALVVGAEGHGLRRLVRERCDQVVSIPMLGHVGSLNVSAATAIVLYEAVRQRRSRSRGRPEKP, from the coding sequence ATGATCATTTACGGAATCAACCCGGTCGCCGAGGCGATCAAGGCTGGCAAGGTGCGCGAGATCCGCGTCGCCGAGCGGGCCGACGATCGCCTCCAGCGCCTCCTGGACGATGCGGCGCATCATGGGGTGAAGGTGAGGCGGGTGTCGCGGGACGTGCTGGATAACGAGTCGCGCGGCGGCTCCCATCAGGGAGTGGTCGCCGAGGTGGCGAGGCGCGCCGACGTGACTCTGGACGAGCTGGCCAGCGGCGCCACCGGGACGCCGCTGATCGTGGTGCTGGACGAGGTCGAGGATCCCCAGAACGTGGGGGCAATCCTGCGGACAGTGGATGCTTCTGGTGCGACCGGGGTGGTTCGCCAGACCCGGCGGGCGGCCGCCCTGGACGGCGCCGCCGCCAAGGCGTCTGCCGGGGCCGTGAACTACGTGCCGGTGGCCGACGTCGTGAACATCGCCCGGAGCCTCGAAGAGCTGAAAAAGGCGGGGGTCTGGACGTTGGGACTCGACGCGGACGCGGAAATGTCCTACTATGAGTGGGATCTCACTCTTCCAACGGCGCTCGTAGTGGGCGCCGAGGGTCACGGGCTGCGACGGCTCGTGCGGGAACGGTGCGACCAGGTGGTCAGCATTCCCATGCTGGGCCACGTGGGTAGTCTTAATGTTTCGGCCGCAACTGCGATCGTCTTGTATGAGGCGGTCAGGCAGAGGCGGAGCCGGAGCCGGGGGAGGCCAGAAAAGCCCTGA
- the rpmG gene encoding 50S ribosomal protein L33 has product MRDIIQMACGECKRRNYSTTKNKKKTTERLEMKKYCRFCRKHQPHKEQK; this is encoded by the coding sequence ATGAGAGACATCATTCAAATGGCGTGCGGCGAATGCAAGCGCCGGAACTACAGCACGACCAAGAACAAGAAGAAGACGACCGAGCGGTTGGAAATGAAGAAGTACTGCCGCTTCTGCCGTAAGCATCAGCCGCACAAGGAGCAGAAGTAG
- a CDS encoding amidohydrolase family protein yields MTTRRVALATAVLLSVVSWPGVAQRPPRVAPAAAPIDVTVSEGTSMSVAVSPDRTTLAVDMQGSIWTLPVTGGTMTRITDPFNDARQPMWSPDGRTITYFGYRDGGYDIWSINPDGTNQRQLTWGTFDDREPIWSHDGTRVAFSSDRGNPMGSDYNIWMLDTRTGAITQVTKDPGEDFMPSWSPDDTEIAFASSRDAYNGVWVINLATGAERKVRTVAGARVDAPSWGPGGQLLYHVTAGRETRFELDGKPVTGAENVFAFRAAWASSSEVIYVSDGKIRRRSLAGLPMQTLDFAATMQVTRPQYTRRVRDFTSTAPRKALGIVRPVISPDGSQIAFAAVGDIYVMPIGGAAVNVTKDAALDTDPSWSPDGSSLVYSSDKDSAHLQLWIRDMKSGQSRKVTNLTTQPQGASFSPDGKRIVFFNVDGMWRVAEMSILDLESGRVTRIHESLPQPGTPTWSPDGTRIALAGIAPMTVRFREGTNQVQTISAAGGDVKWYAPIPMLSIDSRGGGGPVWSPDGTKMAAIYEGVLAVWPVAASGEPLGPPRRVTSESAHAPSWQGDSRHILYQSLDQLKIVDLETGATRTVPLNLTWTPAIPKARTVIHAGRLLDMKTAAPRTNVDITVVGNRIVSVVPHAAANHAQATVVDASDLTVMPGLVEFHSHLQKDFGEAHGRAWLAFGVTTVRSPGNTPYEAVEDREANEAGVRLGPRVYGTGYLMEWNRVYYKMGIAISSVSQFEMELQRAQVLEHDLLKSYVRLPDLQQKRMVEFAHSIGVPVATHEIWPAALVGVDNTEHTAATSRRGYSPKQATLQTAYQDVVQLFGKSQRIFSPMISGGGARKLFEDDPALKQDPRFTLYPGWMQRQVAAQPNAPGPSGGVDPTGGHGKMVLDIMKAGGLVVAGTDTPNGINLHGELMSYRMAGMAPFDILKTATVNPARALGLEAGTIEAGKLADLIMIDGNPLEDIANTVKVRKVMANGRLHDVGQLVAARP; encoded by the coding sequence GTGACCACTCGCCGCGTCGCGCTTGCTACCGCTGTTCTGCTGTCGGTCGTGTCCTGGCCAGGGGTGGCGCAGCGCCCGCCGCGGGTGGCTCCGGCGGCGGCGCCGATCGATGTCACCGTCAGCGAGGGCACCTCGATGTCGGTGGCCGTCTCGCCCGACCGCACCACGCTCGCCGTTGACATGCAGGGCAGCATCTGGACGCTGCCGGTCACCGGCGGAACGATGACGCGCATCACCGATCCGTTCAACGATGCGCGCCAGCCGATGTGGTCGCCCGACGGCCGCACCATTACGTACTTCGGCTATCGCGATGGCGGCTACGACATCTGGTCGATCAACCCCGATGGCACGAACCAGCGCCAGCTGACGTGGGGGACCTTCGACGATCGCGAGCCGATCTGGTCGCACGACGGCACGCGCGTGGCCTTCTCGTCCGATCGCGGCAACCCGATGGGCAGCGACTACAACATCTGGATGCTCGACACCCGGACCGGCGCGATCACCCAGGTGACGAAGGACCCCGGCGAAGACTTCATGCCGAGCTGGTCGCCGGACGACACCGAGATTGCGTTTGCCTCGTCGCGCGATGCCTACAACGGCGTCTGGGTGATCAACCTGGCCACCGGTGCCGAGCGGAAAGTCCGCACTGTCGCGGGCGCGCGTGTCGACGCGCCGTCGTGGGGGCCGGGCGGCCAGCTGCTGTATCACGTGACCGCGGGCCGTGAGACGCGCTTCGAACTGGACGGCAAGCCCGTGACGGGCGCCGAGAACGTGTTCGCGTTCCGTGCCGCCTGGGCCTCGTCCTCGGAAGTCATCTACGTTTCGGACGGCAAGATCCGCCGGCGGTCGCTGGCCGGCCTGCCCATGCAAACGCTCGACTTCGCGGCCACCATGCAGGTGACCCGTCCGCAGTACACCCGGCGGGTTCGCGATTTCACCTCGACGGCGCCGCGCAAGGCCCTGGGCATCGTGCGGCCGGTCATCTCTCCAGACGGCTCGCAGATCGCCTTCGCGGCCGTCGGCGACATTTACGTGATGCCGATTGGCGGCGCCGCCGTCAACGTGACGAAGGACGCGGCGCTCGACACCGATCCGTCGTGGTCGCCGGATGGCTCGTCGCTGGTCTACTCGTCGGACAAGGACAGCGCGCACCTGCAGCTCTGGATCCGCGACATGAAGAGCGGCCAGAGCCGCAAGGTCACGAACTTGACCACGCAGCCCCAGGGGGCCTCGTTCTCGCCCGACGGCAAGCGAATCGTGTTCTTCAACGTCGACGGCATGTGGCGAGTGGCCGAGATGTCGATTCTCGATCTCGAGAGCGGCCGGGTGACTCGGATCCACGAGTCGCTGCCGCAGCCGGGCACGCCGACGTGGTCGCCCGACGGCACGCGCATTGCGCTGGCCGGCATCGCGCCCATGACCGTGCGCTTCCGCGAGGGCACCAACCAGGTGCAGACCATCTCGGCCGCGGGCGGCGACGTGAAGTGGTACGCCCCCATCCCGATGCTGTCGATCGACTCGCGCGGCGGTGGTGGCCCGGTGTGGTCGCCCGACGGCACCAAGATGGCAGCGATCTACGAGGGCGTGCTGGCGGTGTGGCCGGTGGCCGCCAGTGGGGAGCCGCTTGGCCCGCCGCGCCGCGTCACCAGCGAGAGCGCGCACGCGCCAAGCTGGCAGGGCGACTCGCGCCACATCCTGTACCAGTCACTCGATCAACTGAAGATCGTGGACCTCGAGACCGGCGCGACCCGGACGGTTCCGCTGAACCTGACGTGGACGCCGGCGATCCCCAAGGCCCGCACCGTGATTCATGCCGGCCGCCTGCTCGACATGAAGACCGCGGCGCCGCGCACCAACGTTGACATCACGGTGGTGGGGAACCGGATCGTGTCGGTGGTGCCGCACGCGGCCGCGAACCACGCGCAGGCAACGGTCGTCGACGCCTCGGACCTCACGGTGATGCCGGGCCTGGTCGAGTTCCACTCCCACTTGCAGAAGGACTTCGGCGAGGCGCACGGCCGCGCGTGGCTGGCCTTTGGGGTGACCACCGTCAGGAGCCCTGGCAACACGCCCTACGAAGCGGTCGAGGATCGCGAGGCGAACGAAGCCGGGGTCCGCCTCGGGCCGCGTGTCTACGGCACCGGCTACCTGATGGAATGGAACCGCGTGTACTACAAGATGGGCATCGCCATTTCGAGTGTCAGCCAGTTCGAGATGGAACTGCAGCGCGCGCAGGTGCTCGAGCACGACCTGCTCAAGAGCTACGTCCGCCTGCCCGACCTGCAGCAGAAGCGCATGGTCGAGTTCGCGCACAGCATCGGCGTGCCGGTGGCCACGCACGAGATTTGGCCGGCCGCGCTCGTCGGCGTCGACAACACCGAGCACACGGCGGCCACCAGCCGGCGCGGCTACTCGCCGAAGCAGGCGACGTTGCAGACCGCCTACCAAGACGTGGTGCAGTTGTTTGGCAAGAGCCAGCGCATCTTCAGTCCGATGATCTCGGGCGGCGGGGCGCGCAAGTTGTTCGAGGATGATCCGGCCTTGAAGCAGGACCCGCGTTTTACCCTCTATCCGGGTTGGATGCAGCGCCAGGTCGCGGCGCAGCCGAATGCTCCAGGCCCGAGCGGCGGCGTCGATCCCACCGGTGGTCACGGCAAGATGGTGCTCGACATCATGAAGGCCGGCGGCCTGGTCGTGGCCGGCACCGACACGCCGAACGGCATCAACTTGCACGGCGAGCTGATGTCGTATCGCATGGCCGGCATGGCGCCGTTCGACATCCTGAAGACCGCCACGGTCAATCCGGCCCGGGCCCTTGGTCTCGAGGCCGGCACGATCGAGGCGGGCAAGCTCGCCGACCTCATCATGATCGACGGCAACCCGCTCGAGGACATCGCCAACACCGTGAAGGTCCGGAAGGTGATGGCCAACGGGCGCCTGCATGACGTCGGGCAGCTAGTCGCTGCGAGGCCCTAG
- the nusG gene encoding transcription termination/antitermination protein NusG gives MTDVATKSWYIVHTYSGFEKKVSESLAERKKAYGLADEIGEILIPTEDVVEMRGGRKVVSSKRFFPGYILVEMNMTDNAWHVVKNTPKVTGFVGAGAKPTPLSKEEVEQILDQVKTAAEKPKPKYSFDKGDQVRINEGPFTGFNGAVDEVNVEKNTLKVMVTIFGRATPVELDFLQVEKL, from the coding sequence ATGACCGACGTCGCCACCAAGAGCTGGTACATCGTCCACACCTACTCGGGCTTCGAGAAGAAGGTGTCCGAGTCGCTCGCCGAGCGTAAAAAGGCCTACGGTCTCGCCGACGAAATCGGCGAGATCCTGATCCCGACCGAGGACGTCGTGGAGATGCGCGGGGGCCGCAAGGTGGTCTCGTCGAAGCGCTTCTTCCCCGGCTACATCCTGGTCGAGATGAACATGACCGACAACGCGTGGCACGTCGTCAAGAACACGCCCAAGGTCACCGGATTTGTCGGCGCCGGCGCCAAGCCGACGCCGCTCAGCAAGGAAGAGGTCGAGCAGATCCTCGACCAGGTCAAGACGGCGGCGGAGAAGCCGAAGCCGAAGTATTCGTTCGACAAGGGCGACCAGGTGCGCATCAACGAGGGTCCGTTCACCGGCTTCAATGGCGCCGTGGACGAGGTCAACGTCGAGAAGAACACGCTGAAGGTCATGGTGACCATCTTCGGCCGCGCCACCCCGGTGGAGCTCGATTTTCTGCAGGTTGAGAAACTGTAA
- the rplK gene encoding 50S ribosomal protein L11 has protein sequence MAKKVQAMVKLQIPAGKATPAPPVGTALGPHGVNIMDFVKAFNAKTAKDDGLIIPAVVTIYSDRSYTFITKTPPASVLLKKAANLAKGSAVPNKNKVGQVTAKQVEDIAKLKMPDLNTDSLESAVRTVSGTARSMGLDVVG, from the coding sequence ATGGCGAAAAAAGTTCAGGCGATGGTGAAGCTCCAGATTCCCGCAGGCAAGGCCACTCCGGCCCCGCCCGTGGGCACGGCGCTCGGTCCGCACGGCGTCAACATCATGGACTTCGTCAAGGCCTTCAACGCGAAGACGGCCAAGGACGATGGGCTGATCATCCCCGCGGTGGTGACGATTTACTCGGACCGTTCGTACACGTTCATCACCAAGACGCCGCCGGCGTCGGTGCTGCTCAAGAAGGCGGCGAACCTCGCTAAGGGGTCCGCGGTGCCGAACAAGAACAAGGTCGGCCAGGTGACGGCGAAGCAGGTCGAAGACATTGCCAAGCTGAAGATGCCCGACCTCAACACCGATTCGCTCGAATCGGCGGTCCGCACCGTGTCCGGCACGGCGCGATCGATGGGACTCGACGTAGTCGGATAG
- the tuf gene encoding elongation factor Tu, with protein MAKEKFDRSKPHVNVGTIGHIDHGKTTLTAALTKVSADKGWGKYVSYDQVAKASESQGRRDDTKILTIATSHVEYSTANRHYAHVDCPGHADYIKNMITGAAQMDGAILVVSCIDGPMPQTREHVLLAKQVNVPYLVVALNKVDAVDDTELVDLVELEVRELLKGYGFPGDDVPVVRVSALGAINGDPAGVESVQKLMEALDTYIPLPQRDVDKPFLMPIEDVFSISGRGTVVTGRIERGQVKVGEEIEIIGFKPSEKKVVTGVEMFRKLLDSGQAGDNVGVLLRGVEKDDIERGQVLAKPGSIKPHTKFKAEVYVLSKDEGGRHTPFFNGYRPQFYLRTTDVTGTLNLNEGVEMIMPGDNTSVTVELIAPVALEQGARFAIREGGRTVGAGSVTEVIA; from the coding sequence ATGGCGAAAGAGAAATTCGATCGGTCCAAACCCCACGTTAACGTCGGCACCATTGGCCACATCGACCACGGCAAGACGACGCTCACCGCGGCGCTGACCAAGGTTTCGGCCGACAAGGGCTGGGGCAAGTACGTGTCGTACGACCAGGTGGCCAAGGCGTCCGAGTCGCAGGGCCGCCGCGACGACACCAAGATTCTGACCATCGCGACGAGCCATGTGGAATACAGCACGGCGAACCGTCACTATGCTCACGTCGATTGCCCGGGCCACGCCGACTACATCAAGAACATGATCACGGGCGCGGCGCAGATGGACGGCGCCATCCTCGTGGTCAGCTGCATCGACGGCCCGATGCCGCAGACCCGCGAGCACGTGCTGCTCGCCAAGCAGGTCAACGTGCCGTACCTGGTCGTCGCCCTGAACAAGGTCGATGCCGTGGACGACACCGAACTGGTCGACCTGGTCGAACTCGAAGTCCGCGAGCTGCTCAAGGGCTACGGCTTCCCTGGCGACGACGTCCCGGTGGTCCGCGTCTCGGCGCTCGGCGCCATCAACGGCGACCCTGCTGGCGTCGAGTCGGTCCAGAAGCTGATGGAGGCGCTCGATACCTACATCCCGCTGCCGCAGCGCGACGTCGACAAGCCGTTCCTGATGCCGATCGAAGACGTGTTCTCGATCTCGGGTCGTGGCACGGTGGTCACCGGCCGCATCGAGCGCGGCCAGGTCAAGGTCGGCGAGGAAATCGAGATCATCGGCTTCAAGCCCAGCGAGAAGAAGGTGGTCACCGGCGTCGAGATGTTCCGCAAGCTGCTCGACTCGGGCCAGGCGGGCGACAACGTCGGCGTGCTGCTGCGCGGCGTGGAAAAGGACGACATCGAGCGCGGCCAGGTGCTGGCCAAGCCCGGTTCGATCAAGCCGCACACCAAGTTCAAGGCGGAAGTGTACGTGCTCTCGAAGGACGAGGGCGGCCGTCACACCCCGTTCTTCAACGGCTACCGTCCCCAGTTCTACCTGCGGACCACCGACGTGACCGGCACGCTCAACCTCAACGAAGGCGTCGAGATGATCATGCCGGGCGACAACACCAGCGTCACCGTCGAGCTGATCGCCCCGGTGGCGCTCGAGCAGGGCGCGCGCTTCGCGATTCGCGAAGGCGGCCGCACGGTCGGCGCCGGTTCGGTTACCGAAGTTATCGCCTAG